The Mytilus trossulus isolate FHL-02 chromosome 13, PNRI_Mtr1.1.1.hap1, whole genome shotgun sequence genome has a segment encoding these proteins:
- the LOC134694541 gene encoding uncharacterized protein LOC134694541, translated as MKRENPEIVVTHCLAHRVELSFKDAIKSSKLYDKTITLLLGLYYLYRRGPKQKKALKRAFSALNMTKILPTRVGGTRWMPHMLRAINVIIKGYRGFKAHLESASHENPKAEGLAKIRTDVAVVTFMLNLKEIISPLNRLSLILQKQNLTLYNGHAQIKATTEVLKICKPKYGDHEIHLVKKNLKSTLIRSGMDIEEVNTEWAILKSLIYQRYSNRLIDGALTWGSVFETFRDGLDNIKLVIDALLSLPPTSVNKETTFSRIKLSKGKRRGHLKTDTLKDLIQVEIETDNVEQFDPKLDGNCSFKIIFLSA; from the exons ATGAAAAGAGAAAACCCAGAAATAGTTGTTACTCATTGCTTGGCTCACAGAGTTGAGTTAAGCTTTAAGGATGCTATTAAGTCATCTAAATTGTATGATAAAACCATAACTCTTCTTCTTG GTCTTTACTACTTGTACCGCAGAGGTCCCAAACAGAAGAAAGCCTTAAAACGAGCTTTCAGTGCACTTAACATGACGAAAATACTTCCAACCCGTGTAGGAGGAACTCGTTGGATGCCACACATGCTTAGAGCAATAAATGTTATTATCAAAGGTTACAGGGGATTTAAAGCTCACCTAGAAAGTGCTTCACATGAAAATCCAAAAGCTGAAGGACTTGCCAAAATTCGAACTGATGTAGCGGTTGTCACATTCATGTTAAATTTAAAG GAAATCATATCACCTTTAAACAGACTATCCTTGATTCTGCAGAAACAGAACCTAACATTGTATAATGGACATGCACAGATCAAAGCAACTACAGAAGTTCTAAAAATATGCAAACCAA agTATGGGGACCATGAGATTCAtcttgtaaagaaaaatctcAAGTCCACCTTAATAAGGTCAGGCATGGATATAGAGGAAGTTAACACAGAGTGGGCCATTTTGAAATCTTTAATATATCAAAG GTACAGTAACAGACTTATAGATGGTGCCTTGACATGGGGATCTGTGTTTGAAACATTCAGGGATGGCCTTGACAATATAAAGCTTGTTATAGATGCTCTGCTCAGTCTACCACCAACAAGTGTCAATAAAGAAACTACATTCAGCAGAATCAAACTCAGCAAAGGCAAGAGGCGGGGTCATTTGAAGACGGACACATTGAAGGACTTGATCCAAGTTGAAATTGAGACTGATAATGTTGAGCAGTTTGACCCAAAGCTGGATGGTAATTgttcattcaaaattatttttttgtctgcaTGA